A genomic window from Pyxicephalus adspersus chromosome 2, UCB_Pads_2.0, whole genome shotgun sequence includes:
- the LOC140322254 gene encoding olfactory receptor 5G29-like, which yields MMNSCNQTRITEFVLLGIQGSLTLKYSLFVILSIIYILTTAGNVLIIALILRSEKLHTPMYFFLCHLSFSDILMSTNVVPYLLCMLLGKCKTMLVSSCLTQYFFGSSATVSECFLLTAMSYDRYLAICRPLYYNNIMGTKVCVHLVVWSWSLGFLLNLSSVIPMAQMEFCGCNIIDDLYCDHAPLLSASCSNTYIIELETIIFSIPIVLFPFMFVMVSYVRIFYTILKISTASERKKAFSTCSSHIIVVAIYYGTLVSKYTAPASGNTLNINKMISLLYTAFTPLLNPVVYSLRNRDIKEAMHKFINVM from the coding sequence ATGATGAATTCCTGCAACCAGACAAGAATCACTGAGTTTGTTCTGCTGGGGATCCAAGGCTCTCTAACTCTTAAATACTCACTTTTCGTCATACTTTCTATAATCTACATTTTAACAACAGCCGGTAACGTCCTCATCATTGCGCTGATTTTGAGAAGTGAAAAGCTTCATAccccaatgtatttctttttgtgtcATTTATCTTTTTCTGACATCCTAATGTCTACCAATGTGGTTCCATATCTACTGTGTATGCTATTAGGCAAATGTAAAACTATGTTGGTGAGTTCCTGCCTAACACAGTACTTTTTTGGTTCCTCTGCAACGGTTTCTGAATGTTTTCTCCTAACAGCAATGTCTTATGATCGATATTTGGCCATTTGTAGGCCATTATACTATAATAACATAATGGGTACTAAGGTCTGTGTTCATCTTGTTGTTTGGTCCTGGTCTCTTGGGTTTCTCCTTAACCTGTCCTCTGTTATTCCTATGGCTCAAATGGAGTTCTGTGGTTGTAATATTATTGATGACCTCTACTGTGACCACGCTCCTCTCCTCAGTGCCTCCTGCTCAAACACCTACATCATAGAACTGGAAACTATTATATTTTCTATACCTATAGTTCTATTTCCTTTCATGTTTGTGATGGTATCTTACGTTAGAATTTTCTACACCATCTTGAAGATTTCCACTGCCTCGGAAAGAAAGAAAGCTTTTTCCACCTGCAGTTCTCACATCATAGTTGTGGCAATATACTATGGGACCCTAGTTTCTAAATACACAGCACCTGCTTCTGGGAATACACTAAATATCAACAAAATGATCTCACTTCTATATACCGCGTTTACACCACTGCTGAATCCTGTTGTATATAGTCTACGGAATCGTGATATAAAAGAAGCTATGCATAAATTCATTAATGTTATGTAA